CACAGCACGTCGATATAAAAATCATTCAGATGGAAGTCTGGAccccttcaattttttttcataatcagAAATTTAGAAATGTCGACTTTTGCTTTGGGAGGCACAGCCCTGCCACATCCCTGgtctcattcctttttttcttcccgcTTTGACATATGTTCAGTGAAACAGTGCATACACTAACATAATAACCAAAGCTGTATTTGCTGACAATGGCCTTAACTATATAGAACACTCATCCCCACACCCTTTAGTCACTTGAACAATATGCGCGGAGGACATAGGTTTCAGCCCAACCCCTGCAATATTAAAACATGGACACCAGAGAACCTAACTCAAGACAGGAAAGGCACGATTCCTTTGTATACCTGGGAAACAGCTTCCCAGTAGCACCGGGCATCTGATGTGACATCGCTGGAATAAGGGAACCAATTTATACTCTCAGAAGCACTGCAAGGTTTTCatgacaagtctttttttttgtatttttctgaagtgagaagcagggaggcagagacagactcccgcatgcgcctgatcgggatccactgggcatgcccaccagggggtgatgctctgcccatctggggcattgttctgcttCAATCGGAGCCAatcaagcacctgaggcagaggccatggagccatcctcagtgcccaggccaactttgctctaatggagccttggctgcgggaggggaagagagagacagagaggaaggagagggggaagggtgcagaagcagatgggcgcttctgtgtgccctgtccgggaattgaacctgggactgccacatgccaggctgatgctctaccaataagctagctggccagggccttcatgacAAGTCTTACCCTTCTACTCCTCCTCTGGGCTGAACACCCAGAGTAAAAATGAGGACTACAAAGTGCTGGAAGTCTCTCTTTGGCAGCCTTTTGCAGCAATGCAGATTAGACCAGAACTGGAAGGTACGCTTTTTCGAGCTACCGTTACCTAGCCTGATTTTGGCCAACAGAACTGGGTCCAGATTGTGTCCTAACGAGTTCCCCCCACAATGGTTGGTAGAGTTAAGAGGGCTTGTGGCAGGGGCACGAATTCAGGGAAGGGAACCaaaccagcagggcaggatatgcAACAGGACTGCTAAAAGCTTCCAATGTAACCAGAATTCCCAAGAAGGAACTGCCCCACTGGAGACATTGAGATGTATAAAAGTTCAAGCAGAGGGCTGCCTAACAAAAAAGCAGCATGTATCCTGAGGTTGGTCTCCAGCTTCTTTCCTGTGGTGGACTTTCTGGGGCCAGTTGATGTGAATACCTTCAGATCCAGTCTCTCTGGGTTAAGCTGTCACAGTAAATTGAGAGCAGAGCAGGGACTGAAAAGTTTGCCCAGAGCCATTGCACGTTCGTGAGGTTATCTGGTATGAAGTTTTCTGTGTTGAATGATGTGAGAGCTCTGGCTAAAGGATTTCCCACATTCCCCACACTCATAAggcctttctcctgtgtgaactCTCTGGTGCTGAATGAGGTTGGACTTTTGACTGAAGGATTTTTCACACTCATCGCACTTGTAAGGCCGGGCTCCAGTGTGGATCCTCCGGTGCTGATTGAGAGTGGAGCTGTGGCTGAAAGATCTTCCACAGTCCCCACACTCGTACGGCCTTTCACCAGTGTGGATCCGCAGATGCTGCACGAGTTTGCACTTGTAACTGAAAgatttcccacactcactgcattTGTACGGCCTTGCCCCATTGTGAATTTTCTGATGCTGGACAAGGTTGGAGCTCTGGCTGAAGGAGttcccacactcactgcactTATAAGGCCTAACTCCTGTGTGCACTCTCTGATGTTTAATGAGCGTGGAGCTGTAGCTGAAGGATTTCCTGCACTCCCCACACTCATATGGTTTCACTCTATTGTGAATCTGCAGGTGCTGAACAAGTCTCAGTTTGTACGTGAAGGCTTTTCCACACTCATTGCATTTGTAAGGCCGGGCTCCAGTGTGACTTCTGTGGTGCTGAATGAGGTGGTAACTTTGGCTGAAGGATCTTCCGCATTCGTTGCACTGATAAGGCTTCGCTCCGCTGTCAGGTCTCTGGCAAGTACTAATGGAGGAGCTTTGGTTCAAGGGTTTCTCACAATCATCACAGTCGTAGTGACTTGGAGAATGGAGCTGCTGAAGCTGAAAAAGTCTGTCTTCATCGCTGAGCGGTTTCAGGTAGTCACTGCATGGGTCACAACTCCTCCCACTGTGAAAGGTCTCCCCATTCCCACACATGAAATTGCTGGGTGACTTGGCCCCTCTGAGAGTGGCCTGATGCTGGAGAAGACTCAACATGGCCAGGAAGTCTTTCCTGACTGCCTCACAAGTGAAGGTAAAGGGCTTCCCTGACGTATAGAATTTGCAGCTTGTCCCAAACAAGGCTGTGTCCATGTCCCTCTGGAGGGGCTTCTCTTCGTTGTGTGGGTTTGGAATGAACCAAGTTTGTTTTCCACAGGCCTCACAGGTGtgtgattcctggccaggatGTAATCCTGGGTCCTCTGACAGGTACAAGGCTTCTCTCCCGGCCAGTTCACACTTCCCACAGGGGTGAGTCTCCCGAATGGCTGGATCTGCATCTGGGGTCTGGTCCAGTGCCATTGGTGCTACAGGAACAGTGTGTACGGAAAGGGCTGCTTCCTCCTCCATTCCATACCAGCAACCTGAAAGCACAAAGGCAGGTGAGTGCTTGCTGACCTTGGGGGGAGGGAGCAGTCCCATCACATATGTGTGTGAGGGACACCAAATAATCGAATTCAGTATGTTGCTAAAAAGGGCTGCTTTGTACTAAGTATGGGGACTCTAAAAGGCCCAAGAATTAGGGAGCTTCCAAAGGAGTCCTCTAACTGTGGCCTTCCATAAGGTGTTGGCTGTGTGGAAGTTGACATTCATGCAAGGAAAACCAGGTGTGAGCTGGCTAGGTTAAACTCAGTATTCAGAAATTGTTTTAAAGATGCAGGCAATCCTGGCCCTGcctggggagctcagttggttaaagcgtcatccccacacaccaaggttatggatttgatacctggccagggaacatacaagaatcaatcaatgagcctgaccaggcagaggtgtggtggatagaatgtcggcttgggatgcagaggacccaggtttggaaccccaaggtcactggctcgcctAGAGACcacaagtcaaggcacatatgaaaaagcaatcaatgaataactaagatgctacaacaaataattgatgcttctcatcttttttccttcctgtctgtccctccctctctctcattaaaaaaaaataaataaattcaaccataaatgcataaacaagtaaaacaacaaattgatgtgtgtctctctctttaaaatgaatttttaaaaactttttttttccccccctgaagttggaaacggggaggcagtcagacagactgcgcccaaccaggatccacctggcatgcccaccagggagcaactttccacccatcttggggcatcgctctgccgcaatcagagccattctagcgcctgaggcagaggccacagagccatcctcagcgcccaggcaaactctgctccaatggagccttggctgcgggaaaggaagagagagacagagaggaaggagagagggaggggcggagaagcagatgggcacttctcctgtgtgccctggccgggaatcaaacccaagactcccgcacgccaggcctacgctctaccactgagccaactggctagggcctaaaaatgtttttaaagatacATGCAACCCTTGCAACATTATATGTGATGGACGCAACAATGGGGCAACCATGGACCATAACCAGGGTAGAAATGAGAACTGGGGAAACGCTGGCAGTCGTAAGGTGGGTCAGACATTGGTGGGCCCAGGATAGGTTCCTGGTGTGATCTGAGCACACCCTCCTGCTAGGCCCTGCCTCAGCTGCCATTCACCCTCACGTCCATCCTGTGAGGCACCCAGAACTCTTCTTATTTAACCCCAGGTGAACACTATGGGACCTGGGTAACAGAAGCCCTAAGGTCACAGGGGAAGAAAGACCATTGGCCCAGAGCAATTCTGCACATGACAAAATGAAACTGAATGATACAAAGAACTTCagaaggatctttttttttttttttttttttaatttttctgaagtgagaagcagggaggcagagacagactcctgcatgaacctaaccaggatccacccgacatgcccaccagggggtgatgctctgcccatctggggcattgctccatggcAACTAGAGCTGTCCtcggtgcccaggccaactttgctccaatggagccttggctgcgggaggggaagagagaaatagaaagaaaggagaggggaagggtggagaagcagatgggcgtttctcctctgtgccccgactgggaattgaacctgggacttccacacgccaggccgacgctctactgggctgatgctctaccactaagtccaccggccagggccagaggaatCTTGTGAGAACAGCCCTTGGGACAGACCAATGACAGCACATACTGGCCATAGATGGGGAGAAATGCCAGATAAAAGGTAGGTAAAATAACCTGGGTGGAGGTGTCAGGCCTACAAACAGTTACCCAGCGAGGGGAGGGATAAGCAAGGTAAACCCAGGCAGCACATTTTGGGCTCTAGGCTCGCCATCGGTCTACCTGGGCCAGGACCTAAGAGGTAAGGTCCAAATGTGAGAACAGTGCAGCTCTGGGAGGAGAGCAAAGACAGAGCCTCTATCTTTGGCATCTGGTTGGCATTTAGTTGGGTACTGAGAATAGCAGGGGTAACATTTTGTGAAGTATATGATTCTCTGAAACTAAGACAGTAATATGGAATGTTAACCGTAATTTAAAGCCATGGAGTGCAGCCTGAGCACTAGTACAGGTGTGAGGGGCTTACCCAGTGAGGTCACAAGGGCAAAGTTCTCCAGCATCACGTCATGGTAGAGGCATCGCTGGGCCTCATCCAGGAGTCCCCACTCCTCCCAGGAGAAGTACATGACCACATCCTCGAAAGTCACATGGCCCTGGCATGAGGGGGAGAGATGAAACTATAAACAACTCTGTTAAGGCCCTAGAGTCAAGCTCCCCAACTCAGAGAGAAGATATCAGGCCTTCCTTGTTCTGAGATATTGGAGATGAAATACTTTAACCTCTAAAGTTTAGGGGGACACAACTCAGCCCCTAAACTTATAGAAAAGCTCATCTAATAGCTTTACTTAAATACCTCAGGCTCCATAAAAAAATCCCCCTAAATTTCTGATGAGTCAAGAATGGTGACTAAGCAACAGGCCCAGGCTTTAGGTTGGCCATCTTGCCTCTACTACTCCTAGGCTTCTACACCCATCTCCTGTTCGCTCTTCCCTTGGGAGCCTTGGCCATCGGCCGTTCCCTCCAACTAGGTGCCCAAAACGAGAGCAAGACTTAGCACTaaccctcttcttcccagcctgtTAGTAACATACCACCTGAATTCACCATCTGGTCTACAAACTAACCACTACCTCTTAGGTGTCTAACGTGAAGCTCACCTCAAATTTGTCAACTTTTACGTCCTGCTGCCTCCATTTAGTGTTCCTGGAACTGTGTCATACTCCTGACTGAAATGACTCTCCGGGACCAACAGCTTGCTGCATCCCAGCTAAGGGAGCCGTTCAGACAAGAACTGTAGGGAGGTCATCCATGACACTTTCCTATATCTGTTCTTCACTAGCCACAGCTGACATTTGTCTCAGCTGGACTCTGTAGTAGCTCTCTTCCCAACCATCCCAGATCTGCATTCTGCAACTAGATGGAACACGCTGACATAGGTAAGACCATCGCCATGTTACTCCTGCCTCTGTTCCCAGAGTTTTGCACATTCTGGTACCTGTGCCCGTTAACAGCCTCATATTGACTACAAGGACTGCAAATGTCTCCACGTATTCAGTCTGGGTTGGCTGCCTCTCCAAGGTTTCAGACACAAGGGCTAAGAAAACAGCAGATGAGGAGGACCAGGAAACTTACTCCTCTAACTTGTGTTAACAGTtatagtctacggccataccaccctgattgcacccgatctcatctgatctcggaagctaagcagggtcgggcctggttagtacttggatgggagagaaACAAGTGGGCAGAGGGGAGGACACAAGAGGTCATCATAGTGGAGCTCAGCCAGGAGGCTGGTTTCTTTACTCTGGGATTCAATCCtgtgtgcttttttctttttcttttgtattattctaaagtgagaagaggagaggcagagagacagactcccgcatgtacccgaccgggatccacccggcatgcccaccaggaggcgatactctgcccaactggggcattgctctgctgaaactggagccattctagcgcctgaggtggaggccatggagccatcctcagcgcccggccaactttgctgcaatggagccttggctatgggaggggaagagagagatagagaagaaagagagaggtaagggtggagaagcagatgggtgcttctcctgtgtcctgaccgggaatcaaacccaagacttctaaACCTTAGTGCTCTTAAACAATCTCCTCGTGCCATCACACTGCCATCAACCTTCTCTCTAATCTGTTCTTCCTGTAAATGGTCTCTTGGCAAGCGTTTATATCCCCAACTCAGACTGTGTTTCTCCTTCAGTGAAACTTCCCCTGGCTCCCATGGCCCTCGGCCCAGTATTTCCAGGTGTCACTCCACCTCACATCATCGGTTCCCTGCAGGCAGAAGGCCAGCCCCAGGTTCTCAAATCCTCCTGGCTCCGTTGCACCCCCACGTCTTTGCGTGGTCGGCCCTTGTGGGGTATCACCCACGCGCACCTCGCTGACCTGGAAGCTGGGGTCTGGGCAGCAGGTCCTGACAGGTGCAATGTACCAAGGGTCTTCAGGATTTGGTGAGGGGACGTGCACTCACCTCAGCCAAGCCCTTCAGAGCGGCCACTGCCATTGTGTTCTGTGCAGCAAAGACAATGGCCCCGACTTTGCCTTCTCTGTCTGGTTTTCACATTCAGATTCTCTGAATGAGGAACAGCCACAAGGAGGGTGCTGGCAGTCCTGGACCTTCATTGGCTCCACACAGAGTTCTCTGGGCAATGTTCTTAGAGCTCTAGAGGCCAACAAGTTGGACAGCGCATGGTGGAATCTCCTGGAACAGAGAGAAAGCATCACTGACAGAGATGCCCTGGCTGCAGAGTGGGGGATTCCATCTTCTTAAAATGGGCGAACTCAGTTTTCTGGGGAATTGCCTGCAACTGATAACTTCAGTGTTTAGAGACATTTCAGACTCAATTAAGTAGACAGAAGGTACTAGTATTATTTTAGATTccccccaactttttttttttattaagtgagagcaggggaggcaggaaaacagactcctgcatgcaccccaactgggatccaccccgaaAGCTCCCTATAGagtaatgctttgcccatctggggcactgcttaTCTATTTGGCAAACAAggtgtttttttgtgtttattttttaacagagagtcagagggagggatagacagacaggaatggagagatgagaagcatcaatcattagtttttcgttgcactttgtgacaccttatttgtttattgcttgctttctcatatgtgccttgaccgcgggccttcagcagaccgagtaaccccttgcttgagccagcgatcttgggtccaagcttgtgagctttgctcaaaccagatgagctcacgctcaagctggcaacctcaggatctcgaacctgggtcttctgcatcccagtccaatgctctatccactgcgccattgcctggtcaggccaaacaagGTGTTTTTAGTGCCTCAgacaggggccatggagccatcctcagtcccggGAAACAACTTgctcgaatcaatcgagccagggctgtgggaaaagggagagggagacagggagagaaagggagagaaggagggagagagggaagaaaggagagagaggatggaaggggtagagaagcagatgggtgctgttcctgtatgccttgaccaggaattgaacccaggacttccacatgctaggctgccactctaccactgagtcaaccggccagggccaggttccgCCAACTTTGACATCAGCTCATTTTAGTCATGTCAATGACACCAACTGTGTTCATTAGCTTCTATGGCTTCTGCAGCTGAGTTTTGgtctatttatgtattatttctaTTAGGTTATTAGATCAGCCAAAAGAACCTGGATGGTAAGGCCGagtttcttcctcccccacagcgacgtaatgaaaatgaatgaacagAGGAGCCAAATGTGCTCACCTGGATCAAGATGGTGCCTGTGGCTCTGGTTTCATAGGAAGGTCCGGAATACCATAGTGTAGGGCCAAGAGTGTACAGCACTCATTGCTTGTATCTGTAGAACACAAAGACAGTAGAGCCATGAACACAGACCATGAGGCAGACTCACATTACATGAAAACCACAGATTCATACAATAATTCCTAAACCTCTCAATTCTATCTAAATACACCAAGAGTTTCAGGATCCAATGAGGAAACAGCAGGAGCTGAGGTACTAGGACCAAGCCTCACAACCCGGCACCTACACAGGAGGTAAGTCATGCTAGGGGGCAGTCCCAGGCTTGTTCTGCATCAAACGTGAAGACCGGTAACTTCTAGCAAACCTACCAGTGCTAGATGACctgtttagaaaaataactaaTTTGTTAAGCAAGTTGTTACCAAGGGCCCGATGTCTTGAGTTTCAAGGCATGCCTCCTtttgttaactttaaaaaaaacaaagtgaggAATTTCCAAGGGTCCCAACCCCAACCTGAGTAAGATAATGTCCAAATGTAagtgtgtttaaattttttccattgatttgagagaagaaaggaggtggggaaagGCGTATCAACTCATTGatacacttagttgtgcactcaccggtcgcttcttgtatgtgccctgatcagggatcaaaacCGTGACTTCGGCATGCcgggctgaccctctatccactgggcaaccaGCCATGTCCCAAATTTAAACATGTGTAGAGGCTGACTGCATTTGAATCAGAGGAACGGagtgacaaagaaagaacagaaaatccCTATCATCACACCGGGAAATGTCTCAACCCAGATGACAAATTCTTTCATAATTACAAAGCTGTTTTCTGCAGattagaataaatatatataaataaaaaatactttccttTCCAGTAACATAAAGACTTTATCTGTGGAGAATGGTTGGAGTGAAAGCAATTAGGGAGAAATTGCAGCTACTGGTATAGAATCctgaagaaaaggagaaactgggttgggtttttttttcttctcctactTTGCCCAGTGGTGTCAGTGTGCAGTTTAGGATAAAGTAAAAGCCACCCAAAAAGAAGATGGAGTTGCCGGTGTCTCTGCCATACTGCCAAGCCCAGGGAAGGGTCCAGTGTGAAATACTCCTCAAACTAAATAATCCAAAATGAATTGGTTCCCTAGTTAAGAGGGTGGTCTGCAGGGAAACATTTGGGGGTGGGAAGATTCATTGTAGATTATTGGAGTTCTAGTAGCTTCTAAGCCAATATGGTAGGCAGAATACcactgcacttaaaaaaaaaagtccctacgcctgaccaggcggttgcgcagtgggtagagcatcagactgggatgtggaggacctaggtttgaaaccctgaggttgctggcttgagtgcgggctcatccggcttgagtgcaggcttaccagcttgagcacgggatcatcgacatgatcccaaggttgctggcttgagcaaggggtcacttgctctgctggagccccccggtcaaggcacatacgagaaagcaatcaatgaacaactaaggtgctgcaaagaagaattgatgcttctcatttctcttccttctggtctgtctgtccctatctgtctctgtcacacaagaaAACCTTCATGAGCGTGTTCACCGCTACAGTGCtgaagtataaggtctaccagaaagttctgtctgtttttggaataaaacaaaatatataataatatctgaacatatttattttaaagcatataatgtGATGAATTTTAGCAGGTCCCTGTAAAACGATCACCAGTCAAGAGGGTGACTGTactcattatcacccaaagttttcctttcctttttttttttttttaagattttatttattcattatagagaggggagagagagagagagagagaaggggggaggagcagaaagcatcaactcccatatgtgccttgaccagacaagcccagggttttgaaccggcaacttcagcgtttccaagttgacactttacgccaccacaggtcagactatcaCCCAAAGTTTTCTCATAACCCTTCCCTCTACTTCTCTCCTCATCCAAATCACCATTCTCAagaaaccactgatctgcttgTTATGACAGATTAAGATGTATCTCCTAAAAtcttacataaataaaatcatgctGTGTTCTCTTTGTCTGAATGCTTccactcagcataattatttagCCATTCATATATGCTTCTGCAGATATCCgtatttaatttgttaaaaattgatgtgtaaggaaaaaaaattctgatgtgTGCCCCCCCACAATGTAATGGTATTAAGAGGTGCAGTTTAGAGAGGTAATTAGATTAGATGAGGTCATCAGAAGGGGACCTTCATGATAACATTAGTGCCCCCATATGATATACCAAACAACttgcccttcctgtctttccaccACATGAAGACACAAACAGGCCATTTGTAAGCCCAGAAAAAAGTCTTCATCAAGAaccaaaccagcctgacctgcagtggcgcagcggataaagtgtcgacctggaatgctgaggtcgctggttcgaaaccctgggcttgcctggtcaaggcacgtataggagttgctgcttcctgctcctcccccttctctctctctctctctctctctccctctccctctctctcccctctaaaatgaataaataaatttaaaaaaaaaattctttttttttttttttttcctgaagctggaaacagggagagacagtcagacagactcccgcatgcgcccgaccgggatccacccggcacgcccaccaggggcaacgctctgcccaccagggggcgatgctctg
The Saccopteryx bilineata isolate mSacBil1 chromosome 3, mSacBil1_pri_phased_curated, whole genome shotgun sequence DNA segment above includes these coding regions:
- the LOC136331793 gene encoding zinc finger protein 211-like isoform X2 — its product is MAVAALKGLAEGHVTFEDVVMYFSWEEWGLLDEAQRCLYHDVMLENFALVTSLGCWYGMEEEAALSVHTVPVAPMALDQTPDADPAIRETHPCGKCELAGREALYLSEDPGLHPGQESHTCEACGKQTWFIPNPHNEEKPLQRDMDTALFGTSCKFYTSGKPFTFTCEAVRKDFLAMLSLLQHQATLRGAKSPSNFMCGNGETFHSGRSCDPCSDYLKPLSDEDRLFQLQQLHSPSHYDCDDCEKPLNQSSSISTCQRPDSGAKPYQCNECGRSFSQSYHLIQHHRSHTGARPYKCNECGKAFTYKLRLVQHLQIHNRVKPYECGECRKSFSYSSTLIKHQRVHTGVRPYKCSECGNSFSQSSNLVQHQKIHNGARPYKCSECGKSFSYKCKLVQHLRIHTGERPYECGDCGRSFSHSSTLNQHRRIHTGARPYKCDECEKSFSQKSNLIQHQRVHTGERPYECGECGKSFSQSSHIIQHRKLHTR
- the LOC136331793 gene encoding zinc finger protein 154-like isoform X1, producing MAPWPPPQALEWLQFQQSNAPVGQSIASWWACRVDPGRGHVTFEDVVMYFSWEEWGLLDEAQRCLYHDVMLENFALVTSLGCWYGMEEEAALSVHTVPVAPMALDQTPDADPAIRETHPCGKCELAGREALYLSEDPGLHPGQESHTCEACGKQTWFIPNPHNEEKPLQRDMDTALFGTSCKFYTSGKPFTFTCEAVRKDFLAMLSLLQHQATLRGAKSPSNFMCGNGETFHSGRSCDPCSDYLKPLSDEDRLFQLQQLHSPSHYDCDDCEKPLNQSSSISTCQRPDSGAKPYQCNECGRSFSQSYHLIQHHRSHTGARPYKCNECGKAFTYKLRLVQHLQIHNRVKPYECGECRKSFSYSSTLIKHQRVHTGVRPYKCSECGNSFSQSSNLVQHQKIHNGARPYKCSECGKSFSYKCKLVQHLRIHTGERPYECGDCGRSFSHSSTLNQHRRIHTGARPYKCDECEKSFSQKSNLIQHQRVHTGERPYECGECGKSFSQSSHIIQHRKLHTR